The proteins below are encoded in one region of Alosa sapidissima isolate fAloSap1 chromosome 24, fAloSap1.pri, whole genome shotgun sequence:
- the LOC121700578 gene encoding uncharacterized protein LOC121700578 isoform X4: MRTLIFLTAVTVCWFMVKAKPTIKMIPKYGRVYWGDTVKLKCSVKPTGEWLYNDKPHTSSSQILILNAVSSKDSGNYQCKATEKSDIFRIDVLDYLPPAFLTVVSGHAVVNKNESSLLQLFSDEGLTNWICRILRNDQEYNLMIPEDIMAGKTMQFYATVEGETPEIVWCKKKGTENLNTIRSNSISLRSSDMEVLLEIPTEPAVLGEPLTLRCEVRGGAKIEAAKFFKDDVMLGPATDGSYEISVTDGSDGSYRCTASYRYIFIKPHGALKKNVPSDPQTLIIRARPRTAVITKDASALLCTCSDCPTNSSFYWYHREPNAMDLTWRDEKTSRLIYDQPGKYACRAVWGDGASRPSKFQNIEVLPGGSPVIYLVVVLIIAGLLLVAIALVCRIKRRGQSALQGDVPMRSVRRKKGAEDDDDTKDDAYQPLKGSDKDEYHTVQARPDDGADGGYEAVGGARTGDGGDVGYEALKGKAQAEVYHTLQATGSQGADGGYEALKGTKQNDTYETLKPTAGDGGDGGEPEEKGLYQKLGSDGGDGGYEELKKEADSKNDGGGGKRKTIKDKKEEERD; encoded by the exons CTGTGACAGTCTGCTGGTTCATGGTTAAAGCCAAACCTACAA TCAAAATGATCCCAAAATATGGCCGTGTGTACTGGGGGGACACTGTAAAGCTGAAATGTAGTGTGAAGCCCACTGGTGAATGGCTCTACAATGATAAACCCCACACGTCAAGCAGTCAAATTCTGATCCTGAATGCTGTGTCATCAAAAGACTCTGGAAACTATCAGTGTAAAGCTACAGAGAAGAGTGACATCTTCAGAATCGATGTTCTAG ACTATCTCCCCCCTGCATTCCTTACGGTCGTATCTGGGCATGCAGTGGTCAACAAGAATGAATCTTCGTTACTTCAACTATTCTCAGATGAGGGCCTAACAAACTGGATCTGCCGTATTCTCCGAAATGATCAAGAGTATAATTTGATGATTCCAGAAGATATAATGGCCGGGAAAACCATGCAATTTTATGCTACAGTTGAAGGAGAGACTCCAGAGATTGTCTGGTGCAAGAAAAAGGGAACGGAGAATTTAAACACAATACGCAGCAATTCCATCAGCCTCAGGAGCTCAG ATATGGAGGTGTTGTTAGAGATCCCCACTGAACCTGCCGTGCTGGGGGAACCTCTGACACTGAGGTGTGAGGTCAGAGGAGGTGCCAAAATTGAGGCAGCGAAATTCTTCAAGGACGACGTAATGCTCGGACCTGCTACGGATGGTTCTTACGAGATCTCTGTCACTGATGGAAGCGATGGCTCCTACCGATGCACAGCCTCCTACAGATACATTTTCATAAAACCTCATGGAGCCTTAAAGAAAAATGTGCCCTCAGATCCTCAAACATTAATTATCAGAG CTCGTCCACGAACAGCCGTCATTACTAAGGATGCCTCAGCTCTACTGTGTACCTGTTCTGACTGTCCAACTAATTCAAGCTTCTATTGGTACCATCGGGAACCCAATGCTATGGACCTTACATGGCGTGATGAGAAGACAAGCAGACTCATCTATGACCAGCCTGGAAAGTATGCCTGCCGAGCTGTCTGGGGCGATGGCGCCTCTCGCCCCAGTAAATTCCAAAACATTG aGGTCCTTCCCGGTGGCAGCCCAGTAATCTATCTTGTGGTGGTACTCATTATAGCAGGATTGCTGCTTGTGGCAATTGCATTGGTGTGCCGTATTAAGCGGCGCGGGCAATCTGCCCTGCAGGGGGACGTGCCGATGAGGAGCGTGAGGAGGAAGAAGGGTGCTGAGGACGACGATGACACGAAGGATGACGCTTACCAGCCCCTGAAAGGCTCAGACAAAGATGAGTACCACACTGTGCAAGCCAGGCCGGACGACGGTGCTGATGGAGGCTATGAGGCTGTTGGGGGGGCCAGGACAGGGGATGGAGGTGACGTAGGTTATGAGGCACTTAAGGGCAAAGCGCAGGCTGAAGTCTACCACACACTGCAGGCTACTGGGAGCCAGGGTGCAG ATGGGGGTTATGAAGCTCTGAAGGGCACTAAGCAGAATGACACCTACGAAACCTTAAAGCCAACGGCAGGGGATGGGGGCGACGGTGGGGAACCGGAGGAGAAAGGGTTGTACCAAAAGCTGGGGAGCGATGGGGGGGATGGGGGCTATGAGGAGCTGAAAAAAGAGGCAGACAGTAAGAATGACGGAGGTGGAGGGAAAAGAAAGACCATAAAAGATAAaaaggaagaagagagggattgA
- the LOC121700578 gene encoding uncharacterized protein LOC121700578 isoform X2, whose product MRTLIFLTAVTVCWFMVKAKPTIKMIPKYGRVYWGDTVKLKCSVKPTGEWLYNDKPHTSSSQILILNAVSSKDSGNYQCKATEKSDIFRIDVLDYLPPAFLTVVSGHAVVNKNESSLLQLFSDEGLTNWICRILRNDQEYNLMIPEDIMAGKTMQFYATVEGETPEIVWCKKKGTENLNTIRSNSISLRSSDMEVLLEIPTEPAVLGEPLTLRCEVRGGAKIEAAKFFKDDVMLGPATDGSYEISVTDGSDGSYRCTASYRYIFIKPHGALKKNVPSDPQTLIIRARPRTAVITKDASALLCTCSDCPTNSSFYWYHREPNAMDLTWRDEKTSRLIYDQPGKYACRAVWGDGASRPSKFQNIEVLPGGSPVIYLVVVLIIAGLLLVAIALVCRIKRRGQSALQGDVPMRSVRRKKGAEDDDDTKDDAYQPLKGSDKDEYHTVQARPDDGADGGYEAVGGARTGDGGDVGYEALKGKAQAEVYHTLQATGSQGADGGYEALKGKAQAEVYHTLQATGSQGADGGYEALKGTKQNDTYETLKPTAGDGGDGGEPEEKGLYQKLGSDGGDGGYEELKKEADSKNDGGGGKRKTIKDKKEEERD is encoded by the exons CTGTGACAGTCTGCTGGTTCATGGTTAAAGCCAAACCTACAA TCAAAATGATCCCAAAATATGGCCGTGTGTACTGGGGGGACACTGTAAAGCTGAAATGTAGTGTGAAGCCCACTGGTGAATGGCTCTACAATGATAAACCCCACACGTCAAGCAGTCAAATTCTGATCCTGAATGCTGTGTCATCAAAAGACTCTGGAAACTATCAGTGTAAAGCTACAGAGAAGAGTGACATCTTCAGAATCGATGTTCTAG ACTATCTCCCCCCTGCATTCCTTACGGTCGTATCTGGGCATGCAGTGGTCAACAAGAATGAATCTTCGTTACTTCAACTATTCTCAGATGAGGGCCTAACAAACTGGATCTGCCGTATTCTCCGAAATGATCAAGAGTATAATTTGATGATTCCAGAAGATATAATGGCCGGGAAAACCATGCAATTTTATGCTACAGTTGAAGGAGAGACTCCAGAGATTGTCTGGTGCAAGAAAAAGGGAACGGAGAATTTAAACACAATACGCAGCAATTCCATCAGCCTCAGGAGCTCAG ATATGGAGGTGTTGTTAGAGATCCCCACTGAACCTGCCGTGCTGGGGGAACCTCTGACACTGAGGTGTGAGGTCAGAGGAGGTGCCAAAATTGAGGCAGCGAAATTCTTCAAGGACGACGTAATGCTCGGACCTGCTACGGATGGTTCTTACGAGATCTCTGTCACTGATGGAAGCGATGGCTCCTACCGATGCACAGCCTCCTACAGATACATTTTCATAAAACCTCATGGAGCCTTAAAGAAAAATGTGCCCTCAGATCCTCAAACATTAATTATCAGAG CTCGTCCACGAACAGCCGTCATTACTAAGGATGCCTCAGCTCTACTGTGTACCTGTTCTGACTGTCCAACTAATTCAAGCTTCTATTGGTACCATCGGGAACCCAATGCTATGGACCTTACATGGCGTGATGAGAAGACAAGCAGACTCATCTATGACCAGCCTGGAAAGTATGCCTGCCGAGCTGTCTGGGGCGATGGCGCCTCTCGCCCCAGTAAATTCCAAAACATTG aGGTCCTTCCCGGTGGCAGCCCAGTAATCTATCTTGTGGTGGTACTCATTATAGCAGGATTGCTGCTTGTGGCAATTGCATTGGTGTGCCGTATTAAGCGGCGCGGGCAATCTGCCCTGCAGGGGGACGTGCCGATGAGGAGCGTGAGGAGGAAGAAGGGTGCTGAGGACGACGATGACACGAAGGATGACGCTTACCAGCCCCTGAAAGGCTCAGACAAAGATGAGTACCACACTGTGCAAGCCAGGCCGGACGACGGTGCTGATGGAGGCTATGAGGCTGTTGGGGGGGCCAGGACAGGGGATGGAGGTGACGTAGGTTATGAGGCACTTAAGGGCAAAGCGCAGGCTGAAGTCTACCACACACTGCAGGCTACTGGGAGCCAGGGTGCAGATGGGGGGTATGAGGCACTTAAGGGCAAAGCGCAGGCTGAAGTCTACCACACACTGCAGGCTACTGGGAGCCAGGGTGCAG ATGGGGGTTATGAAGCTCTGAAGGGCACTAAGCAGAATGACACCTACGAAACCTTAAAGCCAACGGCAGGGGATGGGGGCGACGGTGGGGAACCGGAGGAGAAAGGGTTGTACCAAAAGCTGGGGAGCGATGGGGGGGATGGGGGCTATGAGGAGCTGAAAAAAGAGGCAGACAGTAAGAATGACGGAGGTGGAGGGAAAAGAAAGACCATAAAAGATAAaaaggaagaagagagggattgA
- the LOC121700578 gene encoding uncharacterized protein LOC121700578 isoform X1 produces the protein MRTLIFLTAVTVCWFMVKAKPTIKMIPKYGRVYWGDTVKLKCSVKPTGEWLYNDKPHTSSSQILILNAVSSKDSGNYQCKATEKSDIFRIDVLDYLPPAFLTVVSGHAVVNKNESSLLQLFSDEGLTNWICRILRNDQEYNLMIPEDIMAGKTMQFYATVEGETPEIVWCKKKGTENLNTIRSNSISLRSSDMEVLLEIPTEPAVLGEPLTLRCEVRGGAKIEAAKFFKDDVMLGPATDGSYEISVTDGSDGSYRCTASYRYIFIKPHGALKKNVPSDPQTLIIRARPRTAVITKDASALLCTCSDCPTNSSFYWYHREPNAMDLTWRDEKTSRLIYDQPGKYACRAVWGDGASRPSKFQNIEVLPGGSPVIYLVVVLIIAGLLLVAIALVCRIKRRGQSALQGDVPMRSVRRKKGAEDDDDTKDDAYQPLKGSDKDEYHTVQARPDDGADGGYEAVGGARTGDGGDVGYEALKGKAQAEVYHTLQATGSQGADGGYEALKGKAQAEVYHTLQATGSQGADGGYEALKGKAQAEVYHSLQTTGSQGADGGYEALKGTKQNDTYETLKPTAGDGGDGGEPEEKGLYQKLGSDGGDGGYEELKKEADSKNDGGGGKRKTIKDKKEEERD, from the exons CTGTGACAGTCTGCTGGTTCATGGTTAAAGCCAAACCTACAA TCAAAATGATCCCAAAATATGGCCGTGTGTACTGGGGGGACACTGTAAAGCTGAAATGTAGTGTGAAGCCCACTGGTGAATGGCTCTACAATGATAAACCCCACACGTCAAGCAGTCAAATTCTGATCCTGAATGCTGTGTCATCAAAAGACTCTGGAAACTATCAGTGTAAAGCTACAGAGAAGAGTGACATCTTCAGAATCGATGTTCTAG ACTATCTCCCCCCTGCATTCCTTACGGTCGTATCTGGGCATGCAGTGGTCAACAAGAATGAATCTTCGTTACTTCAACTATTCTCAGATGAGGGCCTAACAAACTGGATCTGCCGTATTCTCCGAAATGATCAAGAGTATAATTTGATGATTCCAGAAGATATAATGGCCGGGAAAACCATGCAATTTTATGCTACAGTTGAAGGAGAGACTCCAGAGATTGTCTGGTGCAAGAAAAAGGGAACGGAGAATTTAAACACAATACGCAGCAATTCCATCAGCCTCAGGAGCTCAG ATATGGAGGTGTTGTTAGAGATCCCCACTGAACCTGCCGTGCTGGGGGAACCTCTGACACTGAGGTGTGAGGTCAGAGGAGGTGCCAAAATTGAGGCAGCGAAATTCTTCAAGGACGACGTAATGCTCGGACCTGCTACGGATGGTTCTTACGAGATCTCTGTCACTGATGGAAGCGATGGCTCCTACCGATGCACAGCCTCCTACAGATACATTTTCATAAAACCTCATGGAGCCTTAAAGAAAAATGTGCCCTCAGATCCTCAAACATTAATTATCAGAG CTCGTCCACGAACAGCCGTCATTACTAAGGATGCCTCAGCTCTACTGTGTACCTGTTCTGACTGTCCAACTAATTCAAGCTTCTATTGGTACCATCGGGAACCCAATGCTATGGACCTTACATGGCGTGATGAGAAGACAAGCAGACTCATCTATGACCAGCCTGGAAAGTATGCCTGCCGAGCTGTCTGGGGCGATGGCGCCTCTCGCCCCAGTAAATTCCAAAACATTG aGGTCCTTCCCGGTGGCAGCCCAGTAATCTATCTTGTGGTGGTACTCATTATAGCAGGATTGCTGCTTGTGGCAATTGCATTGGTGTGCCGTATTAAGCGGCGCGGGCAATCTGCCCTGCAGGGGGACGTGCCGATGAGGAGCGTGAGGAGGAAGAAGGGTGCTGAGGACGACGATGACACGAAGGATGACGCTTACCAGCCCCTGAAAGGCTCAGACAAAGATGAGTACCACACTGTGCAAGCCAGGCCGGACGACGGTGCTGATGGAGGCTATGAGGCTGTTGGGGGGGCCAGGACAGGGGATGGAGGTGACGTAGGTTATGAGGCACTTAAGGGCAAAGCGCAGGCTGAAGTCTACCACACACTGCAGGCTACTGGGAGCCAGGGTGCAGATGGGGGGTATGAGGCACTTAAGGGCAAAGCGCAGGCTGAAGTCTACCACACACTGCAGGCTACTGGGAGCCAGGGTGCAGATGGGGGGTATGAGGCACTTAAGGGCAAAGCGCAGGCTGAAGTCTACCACAGTCTGCAGACTACTGGGAGCCAGGGTGCAGATGGGGGTTATGAAGCTCTGAAGGGCACTAAGCAGAATGACACCTACGAAACCTTAAAGCCAACGGCAGGGGATGGGGGCGACGGTGGGGAACCGGAGGAGAAAGGGTTGTACCAAAAGCTGGGGAGCGATGGGGGGGATGGGGGCTATGAGGAGCTGAAAAAAGAGGCAGACAGTAAGAATGACGGAGGTGGAGGGAAAAGAAAGACCATAAAAGATAAaaaggaagaagagagggattgA
- the LOC121700578 gene encoding uncharacterized protein LOC121700578 isoform X3 produces MRTLIFLTAVTVCWFMVKAKPTIKMIPKYGRVYWGDTVKLKCSVKPTGEWLYNDKPHTSSSQILILNAVSSKDSGNYQCKATEKSDIFRIDVLDYLPPAFLTVVSGHAVVNKNESSLLQLFSDEGLTNWICRILRNDQEYNLMIPEDIMAGKTMQFYATVEGETPEIVWCKKKGTENLNTIRSNSISLRSSDMEVLLEIPTEPAVLGEPLTLRCEVRGGAKIEAAKFFKDDVMLGPATDGSYEISVTDGSDGSYRCTASYRYIFIKPHGALKKNVPSDPQTLIIRARPRTAVITKDASALLCTCSDCPTNSSFYWYHREPNAMDLTWRDEKTSRLIYDQPGKYACRAVWGDGASRPSKFQNIEVLPGGSPVIYLVVVLIIAGLLLVAIALVCRIKRRGQSALQGDVPMRSVRRKKGAEDDDDTKDDAYQPLKGSDKDEYHTVQARPDDGADGGYEAVGGARTGDGGDVGYEALKGKAQAEVYHTLQATGSQGADGGYEALKGKAQAEVYHSLQTTGSQGADGGYEALKGTKQNDTYETLKPTAGDGGDGGEPEEKGLYQKLGSDGGDGGYEELKKEADSKNDGGGGKRKTIKDKKEEERD; encoded by the exons CTGTGACAGTCTGCTGGTTCATGGTTAAAGCCAAACCTACAA TCAAAATGATCCCAAAATATGGCCGTGTGTACTGGGGGGACACTGTAAAGCTGAAATGTAGTGTGAAGCCCACTGGTGAATGGCTCTACAATGATAAACCCCACACGTCAAGCAGTCAAATTCTGATCCTGAATGCTGTGTCATCAAAAGACTCTGGAAACTATCAGTGTAAAGCTACAGAGAAGAGTGACATCTTCAGAATCGATGTTCTAG ACTATCTCCCCCCTGCATTCCTTACGGTCGTATCTGGGCATGCAGTGGTCAACAAGAATGAATCTTCGTTACTTCAACTATTCTCAGATGAGGGCCTAACAAACTGGATCTGCCGTATTCTCCGAAATGATCAAGAGTATAATTTGATGATTCCAGAAGATATAATGGCCGGGAAAACCATGCAATTTTATGCTACAGTTGAAGGAGAGACTCCAGAGATTGTCTGGTGCAAGAAAAAGGGAACGGAGAATTTAAACACAATACGCAGCAATTCCATCAGCCTCAGGAGCTCAG ATATGGAGGTGTTGTTAGAGATCCCCACTGAACCTGCCGTGCTGGGGGAACCTCTGACACTGAGGTGTGAGGTCAGAGGAGGTGCCAAAATTGAGGCAGCGAAATTCTTCAAGGACGACGTAATGCTCGGACCTGCTACGGATGGTTCTTACGAGATCTCTGTCACTGATGGAAGCGATGGCTCCTACCGATGCACAGCCTCCTACAGATACATTTTCATAAAACCTCATGGAGCCTTAAAGAAAAATGTGCCCTCAGATCCTCAAACATTAATTATCAGAG CTCGTCCACGAACAGCCGTCATTACTAAGGATGCCTCAGCTCTACTGTGTACCTGTTCTGACTGTCCAACTAATTCAAGCTTCTATTGGTACCATCGGGAACCCAATGCTATGGACCTTACATGGCGTGATGAGAAGACAAGCAGACTCATCTATGACCAGCCTGGAAAGTATGCCTGCCGAGCTGTCTGGGGCGATGGCGCCTCTCGCCCCAGTAAATTCCAAAACATTG aGGTCCTTCCCGGTGGCAGCCCAGTAATCTATCTTGTGGTGGTACTCATTATAGCAGGATTGCTGCTTGTGGCAATTGCATTGGTGTGCCGTATTAAGCGGCGCGGGCAATCTGCCCTGCAGGGGGACGTGCCGATGAGGAGCGTGAGGAGGAAGAAGGGTGCTGAGGACGACGATGACACGAAGGATGACGCTTACCAGCCCCTGAAAGGCTCAGACAAAGATGAGTACCACACTGTGCAAGCCAGGCCGGACGACGGTGCTGATGGAGGCTATGAGGCTGTTGGGGGGGCCAGGACAGGGGATGGAGGTGACGTAGGTTATGAG GCACTTAAGGGCAAAGCGCAGGCTGAAGTCTACCACACACTGCAGGCTACTGGGAGCCAGGGTGCAGATGGGGGGTATGAGGCACTTAAGGGCAAAGCGCAGGCTGAAGTCTACCACAGTCTGCAGACTACTGGGAGCCAGGGTGCAGATGGGGGTTATGAAGCTCTGAAGGGCACTAAGCAGAATGACACCTACGAAACCTTAAAGCCAACGGCAGGGGATGGGGGCGACGGTGGGGAACCGGAGGAGAAAGGGTTGTACCAAAAGCTGGGGAGCGATGGGGGGGATGGGGGCTATGAGGAGCTGAAAAAAGAGGCAGACAGTAAGAATGACGGAGGTGGAGGGAAAAGAAAGACCATAAAAGATAAaaaggaagaagagagggattgA